Within the Cydia strobilella chromosome 25, ilCydStro3.1, whole genome shotgun sequence genome, the region ATTCTAATATGGATTTAATGAATTAATTGGACTCCaaccaaagagcatataatcactgaCTCCAACGTAAGTTGATTAATCATCACCAAGCGGATATTTGATGGAACAAAATGAACGAATCAGACAAATCCCATTGCCGTCTTTGTGCTGAAATAAAACCAACAGAAAAGCTTATCAACCTGGAATCAGACATAACCAGGCGTcttgaaattgtaaaaaaactaaCTCGAGTCAATGCAAATTCAACGATTATGTTTGAAAGGGACGTTCTTCCGAAAACTGTGTGTTTAATCTGTATCAATTCTCTAGATAAAGCCTTTGAATTTGTTGAAAAAGTTGAACATGCCCAACAGGTTCTTATCGATACCTATAAGAATGTGAAAAAGGAAGAATTTATATCGGATGATGACAATACAGAGCTTCTGACTCCGGACACACCTATTAAAGAAGACCATGTAGTCCTTGTGGATAATTCAGCAAAAGTTTCTAAGAAACTTGTTAAAAAGCGCGTACAAAAACCTCAATATACTTGGAAAGAATATAAATGGACTTGTGCAAAGTGTGGAAGCGAATTTACAACCATAGAAGACTTTAAAACACACTCGATGACATACCATGAATGCTGCAATGCATTTAAATGCACAGATTGCAACACCAACATTCTCCGATTGGATAAATTCATTCTGCATGTGAAGCGGCATAGGAAGCATTTAAAACTATCATGCTATATTTGCAATACGAAATTTTCATCCGGTAATAAAGTTAccttacacaaaaaagtccacTCAATATCGGAAAATGTATGCTCCGGTTGCAACTCTGAATTCCAAAATGTGGATGACTTAAATCAACATATAAAGTTGTACTATAAAAACCGCGCTGGCAGCACTATAGCAGTCATGGACACATCAGATGGCCTGACATGTGTAATATGTAAaaagacttttaaaaataaaggtagCTTAAATGGTCATTTACTTGTCCACACACAGAAAAGCCCTAAGAAAAGAGCGCACATATGTGACCGCTGCGGTAAAGGGTTTTATAACAAAAGTGACTTAGCAGCGCATGTAGCATCGCACGAAGAAGCCCGTCCGTTTGAATGTGAAATCTGTAAAGCAGACTTTAAAACCGTAGTCCGTTTAAAAGCTCATATCAAAGTACATAATGATTTTAAACCTTACTCATGTCTTCAATGCTTTCGTCGTTTTCGACTCAGGAAACAACTAAAATCCCATGAAATCATTCATACAGATTCCTTACCATTTGTGTGTCCGTATTGCAGCAAAGCATTCCGTTTTAAAAGTATTCTCGATTTGCATTTACGGCAGCATACCGGTGTAAAGCCGTACTGCTGTGAATTGTGTCAAAGGAATTTCACAAAttggtcaaattacaataagcATATGAAACGGAGACATGGGACTAGCATGGTCAAAAGAAAACCTAATATAATTGTGGAAAATACCACAGTTACTGGTATGGATTATGCACCTTTGCCagaaaaaacattacattttgtGTAAAATGTTTTGAGTCAATACTATAGAGCAcagataaattatatatataattataaaccttCTCAGGTTCAaagtatgtaatatttttacacagatcaattgatagtttaaataaaattaatttgctGAATCCGTGAATGAAGTGTTGATTGGGATATTGGGATTGggactatttatttttagttataaagtgtcataaacatgtataacattccaaaagtacaaaaaataatattttatacaaatgttatgttttttatttaaaataaaaataaaataaaaaagccttttatttccaatttacaattgttttacattagaagttttagcatattggttagtaagtttcttatagttagtagttagtgttaggtttatgtattctatttactatctatttatttaatttggacccctctttgggtgtaggcctcctccaattctctCCATTTCTGCCTGTCTTCCGCTTTGTTTAGCCAGTCTTTCCCTGCAATTTCTTTTATATCGTCCAGCCATCGTTTATATGGCTTTCCTACTTTCCTTTTGCCACTTGGGCCTTTCCATTTCGTTGCCAATATTGTCCAT harbors:
- the LOC134752956 gene encoding gastrula zinc finger protein XlCGF46.1-like, with amino-acid sequence MNESDKSHCRLCAEIKPTEKLINLESDITRRLEIVKKLTRVNANSTIMFERDVLPKTVCLICINSLDKAFEFVEKVEHAQQVLIDTYKNVKKEEFISDDDNTELLTPDTPIKEDHVVLVDNSAKVSKKLVKKRVQKPQYTWKEYKWTCAKCGSEFTTIEDFKTHSMTYHECCNAFKCTDCNTNILRLDKFILHVKRHRKHLKLSCYICNTKFSSGNKVTLHKKVHSISENVCSGCNSEFQNVDDLNQHIKLYYKNRAGSTIAVMDTSDGLTCVICKKTFKNKGSLNGHLLVHTQKSPKKRAHICDRCGKGFYNKSDLAAHVASHEEARPFECEICKADFKTVVRLKAHIKVHNDFKPYSCLQCFRRFRLRKQLKSHEIIHTDSLPFVCPYCSKAFRFKSILDLHLRQHTGVKPYCCELCQRNFTNWSNYNKHMKRRHGTSMVKRKPNIIVENTTVTGMDYAPLPEKTLHFV